AGGGGTTGAAGCCAAGCAGCCAAATTCTGCCATCAGGAAGTGTGTCAGGGTCCAGCTGATCAAGAATGGCAAGAAAATCACAGCCTTTGTACCCAATGATGGTTGTTTGAATTTTATTGAGGTAAGTGTCTCTTGTTTCTGTTCCTGAGATGGTTTTTCCTAGCTTTTTATACAATGAATGGGTATTTTTAGTGATTGCCAATGACAGCAGAAGTAAACTGTTGATTTTATTCCAGGAAAATGATGAAGTTCTGGTTGCTGGATTTGGTCGCAAAGGTCATGCTGTCGGTGACATTCCTGGAGTTCGCTTTAAGGTTGTCAAAGTAGCCAATGTCTCTCTTTTGGCCTTATACAAAGGCAAGAAGGAAAGACCAAGGTCATAAATTTTGATTGCAAAAATGTGATAATAAATTTTCATAAGCCGGAAGTATGTTTTGTGTCTTATTTTCCTTACTGCAGAGATGTAGTATATGCCTTGACGTTTTAGGAGACTGGGACTATCACGAATTCAGAATTCTCTAGAGTAAATGGGATTCATAGTTACTTTCTCTATGAAATAAAATGGTAAGTAATCCGGAATAAATGCAGGATAGTAGGCTTTAAATAAACTCACTGCACTTAAAGCAGGAATCATGTTGGGAAACCATGATAACATACATTCTGGGACATGTATTTCCCTGGGGACCCAGTATGACCGATACCACCCTCAACTTGCTTCTGCTTTGGTATTTGAGTAAAGGTTCACGATCCATGTTCCAGTTCTGTGTTCATGACAGCAAGAAAGGCACTGGATGATTGAGCAGATAGGAGTTAATGAAAGTGTACAACCTGGCAAATTAAGACCCAGGAGAAAAACTTGTTTAAGAGGAAGGGTATTAAGCTATAGAAAGATTACCTAAATGCTCTTTATCCTGACCTCATTAACTGGTAAGTTTTGACCTTGAGGTTTATTTCAAGGCACAAAGTATCTGTAATTAGTTAGAAACAGTGGAGAAGGGTTGTAGCTTGATAATTGTTTTGAAGGTGGGTGTTAGGTACATGGGGTTtgttcataaattatttttttccagtagttaacatacagtgttacattagtttgaggtgtgcaacatagtggtTCAACAATTACATATATCACCTTTTGCTCATGACAAGTAGACTCCTTAATTTCCACTTTACgcttcccctgcccacctcccctctggtagccatcagtttgttctctaaagttaAGAATCTTTTTTGGTATTGTCTGTAAGTTGTTACAAAATTTCCATAGAAAAATCTCATATCCAAAATGAAATTTAGTGTCTTTCTTGAAAGTGATCAGAGGAACTGCTATTGGCAGCATTGAGGTGAGTACTTTCTCTTTGATCAAAGCCTAGTATTAGGTTATGTTTAGGATCTTGGAAAATGGAAGTTTTATGGCATTTGATATCCCATAAGGTCAA
This genomic interval from Neovison vison isolate M4711 chromosome 1, ASM_NN_V1, whole genome shotgun sequence contains the following:
- the RPS23 gene encoding 40S ribosomal protein S23, translated to MGKCRGLRTARKLRSHRRDQKWHDKQYKKAHLGTALKANPFGGASHAKGIVLEKVGVEAKQPNSAIRKCVRVQLIKNGKKITAFVPNDGCLNFIEENDEVLVAGFGRKGHAVGDIPGVRFKVVKVANVSLLALYKGKKERPRS